The nucleotide window ATGCGCCGAAAATTCGGGTCCAGATCGGATCTGTTTGGCCGCCGACGAACATTCCGCAAGGGTGCCGGAAATTGGTCTACCGCCGCCGAATCCGTCCACAGCCTGAAAAGTTACCCAGTGGTATGGCTGCAAAACCGCCCGGGAAACAGCCATACCGATGGGTAACTTCCGCAAGGTAACGGGCTAGGGGTCCACGGAGCGGCACGGCCGGGAGCGGAGGTCGGTGGTGTAGTCGTCCGGCGCGCCAGCAGCTTCAGCTGCGTCAGCGATGACTCCGACGTAATGTGCCGACGGCAAACCGCCCTCGTAACCGTCAACGACGTACAACCACGCCGAGTGCTCGCCGTCCAGCGCCTGCACTCGCACGCGGACCTTGACGAATACCCCGAGCGACGTGCCCTCCCACTCGTCGAGGGCGAGCTCGTCGCGAGCGGTTACGTCGTACAGCATCAAGAAAACCTGCGATCCAGGATCCTCGACAACCGTTGCCAGGGCCCCGTCCCAACCTAGATCCGCGCCGGCGAACGTCAGCCGCCAGCCGACCAGCCAAGCCGTGCCCCGAGCGGGGGAGAAAGGGGCTCGTTGCAGCATTCGCTGCGGATCGAGGTTCGACCCGTAAGCCGCGTACAACGCCATGCGCACAGCCTAGACCGCCGCCAAGCTGGCGGCCCGGCACAATGGCTGCCGTGATGCGAACAGTGATTGTTGGCGGCGGACCGGCTGGCTACGAGGCGGCACATGTGGCGGCTCAACAGGGCGCCGACGTGACGCTGATCGAGGCGACTGGAATCGGGGGCGCGGCGGTGCTGACCGATTGTGTTCCGAGCAAGACCCTCATCGCCACCGCCCGGTCGGCGAGTCTGGCGGCCGACAGCGCGTCGCTGGGCGTGCGCGTCGAAGGTGAGCCGATCGCACCGCAGAGCACCGGCGTCGACCTGCGGTTCGTATTCGACCGGGTCGCGGCCTTGGCCACAGCCCAGTCCAACGACATCAGGGCCCGGCTGATTCGCGATGGCGTGAACGTGCTGCACGGTCGTGGTGATGTGTCCGAACCCGGCACAGTGCGTGTCGTTGACGGGCCCGACCGGGGAACTCCCGCGCCGTATAGCCAACTGCTCATCGCCACAGGCGCCCGCCCGCGTGAACTGGCCGGGGCCGCTACCGATGGGGAGAGGATCCTCAATTGGCAGCAGGTCTGGAATCTGACCGAGCTCCCCGAGCACCTGATCGTCGTGGGCTCAGGCGTAACTGGTGCTGAGTTCGCCGGCGCGTTCACGGCCCTCGGCGCGGACGTCACGCTGATCTCCTCCCGCGACCGCGTGCTGCCAACTCAGGACTCTGACGCCGCGGACGTTGTCGAGGCGGTGTTTGTCCGACGAGGGATGCAGGTGCGCTCGCGATCGCGCGCCGTCGCCGTTACCCGCACCGAAGGCGGCGTCGTTGTTGCGCTCGCCGACGGCCAGCAGGTGCGGGGAAGTCACTGCTTGCTGGCGGTCGGTGCCCTCCCCAACACCGCCGACCTGGGGCTGCAGCAACTCGGCATCCGCACATCAGAGTCCGGGCACATCGAGGTCGATCGGGTGTCGCGAACCAACGTGATGGGCGTATACGCCGCGGGTGATGTGACCGGGGTCCTGGCGCTGGCCAGCGTCGCCGCGATGCAGGGTCGGATCGCCATGTGGCATGCGTTCGGCGATGCTGTCGCGCCCTTGCAACTCGCGCAGGTCTCCTCGGCGGTATTCACCGACCCGGAGATCGCAGCCGTCGGGGTGCCGCCGGAACAAGTGGTGGCTGGGGAGGTCCAGGGAACGGTCCGCGTGCAGCAACTGGCGACCAACCCACGGGCCAAGATGCAGGGAGTCCAGGACGGATTCATCAAGCTCGTTGCCCGCCCCGACGGCGTCGTTGCCGGGGGCGTGGTGGTGGCACCTCGGGCGAGTGACCTCGTCCACGCCATCTCGATTGCGGTTGCCAAACACCTCACGGTCGATGACTTGGCTCAGATATTCACCGTCTACCCGTCGATCTCAGGCTCGGTCGCCGAGGCCGCACGGCGGCTTCACGTCGTTGACTGACCGGGTCCCGCTGGCGCGGTCGTCTCGGGCTGCCTTCGGTCTCGGACCCTTTCCACGATGAAGTACCCGGCGAGCAGGATCGCGATCACCCCAGCGCCGAGTGCTGTCGGAATCCACGGGAAACCGGCAGGTGGAGGAACCACGCCGCGGGTGTGCTGGCCAACCAGTTCGGCGAACCGGCTGATCACCGCCGCAGTGCCGTTATCGCGCTGTTCAGAGAATGCCCGGGTGAGCAACGGTTGAGCATCGAGCTCGGTTGAGAAGGTGTCCCAGACGGTCCCCACGACGGCAAGGTATGTGCCTGGTTTGGCGACCCCGGCCCGAAGCTGTCGGGCGGTTCCAGCGACCTTGGTTGTGTCGCGAGCGCCGGGCAATATCGCTACGAAGATCGGAGCACGAGTTGCCGCGATCGATGCTCGCACGCGGGCCTGTTCAGCAGCATTGAGCCGCAGCGGCGCGCCGCTGGCGCTGTAGAGGGGCGGATCTGCTCGGAGTTCCTTGATGGCGATCGCTAACGGCGGCATCGGAGTTGGCGAGGGCTCCGCCGCGGCGGCAACCCCGGGAAGGACGCTCACAGCGACCACCAGTGCGGGCAGGAGCCCCGCAAACGCGCGCCGGGTGCGCCCGCGACCCTTCAATGAACGTCAGCCCTTGATCTCGCAAAGCACGGTCCCGGTTGACACAGTGGTACCCGTCTCGGCTGTGAGCCCCGTGATCGTGCCCGCCTTGTGAGCGTTCAGGGGTTGCTCCATCTTCATTGCCTCAAGCACGACCACCAAGTCGCCAGCCTCGACCTGCTGGCCTTCTTCAACCGCAACCTTGACGATCGTTCCCTGCATCGGTGTGGCCACCGAATCACCGGATGCCGCGCCACCGGACTTCTTGCCGCGCGCACGCTTGGCTGCTGCCTTCTTGGTTCCACCGCCGGTGCCAACCGCCAGGTCTGCGGGAATGCTCACGTCGAGTCGCTTGCCCCCCACCTCAACGACGACGGTCGAGCGTTCTTGCGGCTCAGCAATGTCCGCTCCAGCCCCGGCGTATGGCGGGATCTGGTTGTCGAAGTCGGTCTCGATCCAGCGGGTGTGAACGGTGAACGGCTCGTCGGGATCGGCTGGCGCGAAGGCGGGGTCCTCGACGACCACCCGGTCAAAGGTGATCGCCGTTGCGATGCCGTCAACCTCGAACTCGGCCAACGCGCGTCGCGAGCGA belongs to Candidatus Nanopelagicales bacterium and includes:
- a CDS encoding NAD(P)H-quinone dehydrogenase: MAAVMRTVIVGGGPAGYEAAHVAAQQGADVTLIEATGIGGAAVLTDCVPSKTLIATARSASLAADSASLGVRVEGEPIAPQSTGVDLRFVFDRVAALATAQSNDIRARLIRDGVNVLHGRGDVSEPGTVRVVDGPDRGTPAPYSQLLIATGARPRELAGAATDGERILNWQQVWNLTELPEHLIVVGSGVTGAEFAGAFTALGADVTLISSRDRVLPTQDSDAADVVEAVFVRRGMQVRSRSRAVAVTRTEGGVVVALADGQQVRGSHCLLAVGALPNTADLGLQQLGIRTSESGHIEVDRVSRTNVMGVYAAGDVTGVLALASVAAMQGRIAMWHAFGDAVAPLQLAQVSSAVFTDPEIAAVGVPPEQVVAGEVQGTVRVQQLATNPRAKMQGVQDGFIKLVARPDGVVAGGVVVAPRASDLVHAISIAVAKHLTVDDLAQIFTVYPSISGSVAEAARRLHVVD
- a CDS encoding gamma-glutamylcyclotransferase encodes the protein MALYAAYGSNLDPQRMLQRAPFSPARGTAWLVGWRLTFAGADLGWDGALATVVEDPGSQVFLMLYDVTARDELALDEWEGTSLGVFVKVRVRVQALDGEHSAWLYVVDGYEGGLPSAHYVGVIADAAEAAGAPDDYTTDLRSRPCRSVDP